A genomic region of Bernardetia sp. ABR2-2B contains the following coding sequences:
- a CDS encoding pitrilysin family protein: MLDRTKAPDFQLIKSHKLPEINTQKLRNSISFHQLNTKNQPVLGFQIAFEAGRCQENKTGEASFMAKMLLEGTTTHTGKQIADKISFYGASINIDSGNDFTIVSFYTLEKHLESLLPLLKEILQEPTFPQSELDNLKNRSVQNLKIQEERTAYRATVKLKEVLFQENHPYSASSSEESIRAIQRQDLINFYENNIKSNPFEAYLVGDIDVDSEKLITDFINSFEVDITKKDKQLIENPTNSVTKIYEEIEGSVQTSIRIGRLLFNQKHQDYVAFKVMNMILGGYFGSRLMQNIREDKGYTYGISSRTAAMKNGSYFVIGTDVKKEIYGDAVNEIYKEIERLKNEPVSEEELENVKNYMSGNFLGSLSTAFAVMDKVQDIHLYNLDESFYNDYITKLRKVTVEQVQKMAQKYLIDLTEVCIG; this comes from the coding sequence ATGCTTGACCGTACAAAAGCTCCTGACTTTCAGCTTATTAAATCACATAAATTGCCAGAAATAAATACTCAAAAACTAAGAAATAGTATTTCATTTCATCAATTGAACACCAAAAATCAGCCTGTTTTGGGTTTTCAGATTGCTTTTGAGGCTGGAAGGTGTCAAGAAAACAAAACAGGAGAAGCTTCTTTTATGGCAAAAATGCTTTTAGAAGGAACAACAACTCACACAGGAAAACAGATTGCAGACAAAATTTCATTTTACGGAGCTTCTATTAATATAGATTCTGGAAATGATTTTACGATTGTTTCTTTCTATACACTAGAAAAGCATTTAGAAAGCCTTTTGCCTTTGCTGAAAGAAATTTTACAAGAGCCTACTTTTCCACAATCAGAATTAGATAATCTAAAAAATCGTTCGGTTCAAAATCTCAAAATACAAGAGGAAAGAACGGCATACCGAGCTACTGTAAAGTTAAAGGAAGTTCTTTTTCAAGAAAATCATCCTTATTCTGCTTCTTCAAGCGAAGAGAGTATTAGAGCTATTCAGAGACAAGATTTAATTAATTTTTATGAGAATAATATAAAATCAAATCCTTTTGAGGCATATTTGGTTGGAGATATTGACGTAGATTCTGAAAAACTAATAACTGATTTTATAAATAGTTTTGAGGTTGATATTACTAAAAAAGATAAGCAATTAATAGAAAATCCAACCAATTCGGTTACCAAAATTTATGAAGAAATAGAGGGAAGCGTACAGACTTCTATTCGTATTGGCAGACTTCTTTTTAATCAAAAACACCAAGATTATGTAGCTTTTAAGGTTATGAATATGATTTTGGGAGGCTATTTTGGTTCAAGATTAATGCAAAATATCAGAGAAGATAAAGGTTATACCTATGGAATTTCGTCAAGAACTGCAGCTATGAAAAATGGTTCGTATTTCGTTATTGGTACAGACGTAAAAAAAGAAATTTACGGAGATGCTGTAAATGAAATTTATAAGGAAATTGAGAGGTTGAAAAATGAACCTGTTTCAGAAGAAGAATTAGAAAATGTGAAAAATTATATGAGTGGAAATTTCTTGGGTTCGCTCTCAACGGCTTTTGCTGTAATGGATAAAGTGCAGGATATTCATTTATATAATCTTGATGAGAGTTTTTACAACGATTACATCACAAAACTAAGAAAAGTAACTGTTGAGCAAGTACAGAAAATGGCGCAGAAGTATTTAATAGATTTGACAGAAGTGTGTATTGGGTAA
- a CDS encoding MBL fold metallo-hydrolase, whose product MKTLPTNFTIEKLTNKHPFRQWLEWQIPNTHWKIKGYSRSGDKTFFYIPQLDICLDAALAEGNQGKHVFVTHTHNDHIADIEYLSSKENVEIFVPKSSLTYVEKYILARRELNHSAPYNPALRGNCFVKGVEKNDIIFFGKHDKYKVEIAECFHSIDCVGYAFSEKKRCLKAEYEKIKEEYLAKNKMREFGKFLAEKKKTEEVEEWIYEPKFAFLGDTTEKVFAENPSLFNYPVIFTECTFLTEEHFDYAAERGHSHWQNLKSIIKANPNTVFVMIHFSLRYSDAEIIEFFNQELEQNEILNVKIWASESSLLPAQHQKG is encoded by the coding sequence ATGAAAACTTTACCTACTAATTTTACGATTGAGAAGCTAACAAACAAACATCCTTTTCGGCAATGGTTAGAGTGGCAAATTCCGAATACACATTGGAAAATAAAAGGATATTCTAGGAGTGGCGACAAAACATTTTTTTATATTCCACAACTTGATATTTGCTTAGATGCAGCTTTAGCAGAAGGAAACCAAGGCAAACACGTTTTTGTTACCCATACACACAACGACCATATTGCTGATATTGAATATTTGTCTAGCAAAGAAAACGTAGAGATTTTTGTACCAAAATCATCACTAACTTATGTAGAAAAATATATTTTAGCAAGACGTGAACTCAATCATTCTGCGCCTTATAATCCAGCTCTAAGAGGAAATTGTTTTGTAAAAGGAGTAGAGAAAAACGATATTATTTTCTTTGGAAAACACGATAAATATAAAGTAGAAATAGCAGAATGTTTTCATTCTATTGACTGCGTAGGTTATGCTTTTTCTGAAAAAAAACGTTGTTTGAAAGCTGAATATGAAAAAATAAAGGAAGAGTATTTAGCCAAAAATAAAATGCGAGAGTTTGGAAAATTTTTGGCAGAAAAGAAAAAAACAGAAGAAGTAGAAGAATGGATTTATGAACCCAAATTTGCTTTTTTAGGAGATACAACTGAAAAAGTATTTGCAGAGAATCCTTCTTTATTCAATTATCCAGTCATTTTTACAGAATGTACTTTTCTAACAGAAGAGCATTTTGATTACGCAGCAGAAAGAGGACATAGTCATTGGCAAAATCTAAAGTCAATCATTAAAGCCAATCCAAATACAGTTTTTGTGATGATTCATTTTAGTTTGCGCTATTCTGATGCTGAAATCATTGAGTTTTTTAATCAAGAATTAGAACAAAATGAAATTTTGAATGTCAAAATTTGGGCATCTGAAAGCTCTTTACTTCCTGCACAACATCAAAAAGGATAA
- a CDS encoding OmpA family protein gives MNLKNQSQKSNSIKLFAALILLFAFFTACSSVYQKADSEFNRAAYNKAITLYQSYLAKNPAKAAEVNYKIAEAYRRSNRLQMALPYYKKVKEAGTDKLTAGDRDTLRYYTAEALKVNKKYTEAKAQFEDYAKFGINQKLKTLAQSEIDNLESINEIAEANKYVTVVPCDGINTESSDFAPTKWMNKLIFSSDRRKEDVYEGTGQGFYDLYSFETENDISDTTNACIGTVKLWGGEVFNKAGTHDASATFSPDGNTVIFARSGNGDKKGESDKEVSLYTSSLNNGVWSEPKALTYVNSSYWDGTPHISKDGQTLYFSSNRASSKGGLDIYTASFNDRDKTWSNVQRLGDDINTEGNEMFPYIDEKGRFFFASDGHGGLGGLDIFVQEEMKNPEDTATMIKKNRNVGAPINSAGDDFGLTFTEKEDKGGYFTSKRDNPNGMDSTITETNDDIYRFHLDSLDIREVRYVLRGTVEGVDKVENTREFLSGVEMDLNLGNNNIVKVSTDDKGKFLFDTSLVIGKVYDIDVNAAGYLPKNDNAFSTVGRGLDKSKLTQMFTLVYFDTAFVLTKDFFETGGGEGKDMLPPEIEILYELDKSRLTQEAKDKLDNFVAFLKEYLAMYPDAKLTMGSHTDSRGSNGYNQRLSQRRANSAVNYIIEKGISKTKIKAVGYGENRLKIPNAKTEEEHQLNRRTTVEVVK, from the coding sequence ATGAATCTCAAAAATCAATCTCAAAAAAGTAATTCTATCAAGCTATTTGCAGCTTTGATTTTACTTTTTGCATTTTTTACAGCGTGTTCTTCTGTCTATCAAAAAGCAGATTCTGAATTTAATAGAGCAGCATATAACAAAGCAATTACGCTTTATCAATCTTATCTAGCCAAAAATCCAGCAAAAGCTGCCGAAGTAAATTACAAAATTGCTGAAGCCTATCGCCGTTCGAATCGTTTGCAAATGGCTTTACCTTACTACAAAAAAGTAAAAGAAGCAGGAACAGACAAACTCACAGCAGGAGACCGTGATACGCTTCGTTATTATACAGCAGAAGCATTGAAAGTCAATAAAAAATATACAGAAGCAAAAGCACAGTTTGAAGATTATGCTAAGTTTGGAATCAATCAAAAACTCAAAACACTAGCGCAAAGTGAAATTGATAACTTAGAATCTATCAACGAAATTGCAGAAGCAAATAAATATGTAACTGTTGTTCCTTGCGATGGAATAAATACAGAAAGTTCGGACTTTGCACCTACAAAATGGATGAACAAACTTATTTTTTCATCAGATAGAAGAAAAGAAGATGTTTATGAAGGAACTGGACAAGGTTTTTATGATTTGTATAGCTTCGAAACTGAAAACGATATTTCTGACACAACCAATGCTTGTATAGGAACAGTAAAATTATGGGGAGGAGAAGTTTTTAATAAAGCAGGAACTCATGATGCGTCAGCTACTTTTTCGCCTGATGGAAATACAGTTATTTTTGCTCGTAGTGGAAATGGCGACAAAAAAGGTGAATCTGACAAAGAAGTAAGTCTTTATACGTCTTCTTTGAATAATGGAGTTTGGTCAGAACCGAAAGCACTAACCTATGTAAATAGTAGCTATTGGGACGGAACACCACATATTTCTAAAGACGGACAGACTCTTTATTTTTCTTCTAACCGTGCTTCTAGTAAAGGAGGCTTGGATATTTATACAGCAAGTTTTAACGACAGAGACAAAACGTGGTCGAATGTTCAGCGTTTGGGAGATGATATTAATACAGAAGGAAATGAAATGTTTCCTTATATCGATGAAAAAGGACGTTTCTTTTTTGCCTCTGATGGACACGGTGGTTTGGGTGGTTTAGATATTTTTGTGCAAGAAGAAATGAAAAATCCAGAAGATACAGCTACGATGATTAAAAAGAATCGTAATGTAGGTGCGCCAATAAATAGTGCAGGAGATGATTTTGGACTTACTTTTACAGAAAAAGAAGACAAAGGAGGTTATTTTACTTCAAAGCGTGATAATCCAAACGGAATGGACAGTACAATAACTGAAACCAACGATGATATTTATCGTTTTCATTTGGATTCTTTAGATATTCGTGAAGTGCGTTACGTACTTCGTGGAACAGTTGAGGGAGTTGATAAAGTAGAAAATACTCGTGAATTTCTTTCAGGTGTAGAAATGGATTTGAATTTGGGGAATAATAATATTGTAAAAGTATCGACGGATGATAAAGGAAAATTCTTATTTGATACTTCTCTTGTTATTGGAAAGGTATATGATATTGATGTAAATGCAGCAGGATATTTACCAAAAAATGATAATGCTTTTTCTACGGTTGGTCGTGGTTTGGACAAATCAAAATTAACTCAAATGTTTACTCTTGTCTATTTTGATACAGCCTTTGTCTTGACAAAAGACTTTTTCGAAACAGGTGGAGGAGAAGGAAAAGATATGCTACCTCCAGAAATTGAGATTTTATATGAATTGGATAAATCAAGGCTTACACAAGAGGCAAAAGATAAACTAGATAATTTTGTTGCATTTTTGAAAGAATATTTAGCTATGTACCCAGATGCTAAACTTACAATGGGTTCTCATACTGATTCAAGAGGTTCGAATGGATATAATCAACGCCTTTCTCAACGTCGTGCAAACTCTGCTGTAAATTATATTATTGAAAAAGGAATTTCTAAAACCAAAATAAAAGCAGTAGGTTATGGAGAAAATCGTTTGAAAATACCAAATGCTAAAACAGAAGAAGAACATCAACTCAACCGTCGCACAACGGTGGAAGTAGTTAAGTAA
- the dapF gene encoding diaminopimelate epimerase, whose product MKFYKYQGTGNDFIMIDNRDNSFSKEQKKDKDFIEKLCHRRFGIGADGLILIENPEKSSEGKSLEGDFVMVYFNSDGNTSSMCGNGGRCAVAFAYRLGVFEGKETTFMAFDGLHFAKVTSVENQEKEIITEVELQMGDVSKVETNLHSNFETNQSAYFLDTGSPHYVGFLNEEKATTDLENYDVVEEGKKVRYNERFKKEGTNVNFVASNANNSEKNSIFVRTYERGVEDETLSCGTGVTACAIAYALHNPNLNANLVNIQTLGGNLKVRFDYSTQNSEHNFTNIFLIGAATAVFEGEI is encoded by the coding sequence ATGAAATTTTATAAATATCAAGGAACAGGAAATGATTTTATTATGATTGATAATCGTGATAATTCTTTTTCCAAAGAGCAAAAAAAAGACAAAGATTTTATCGAAAAACTCTGTCATCGTCGTTTCGGAATTGGTGCTGATGGACTTATTTTAATAGAAAATCCAGAAAAAAGTTCAGAAGGTAAATCACTTGAAGGCGACTTTGTAATGGTTTACTTCAATTCTGACGGAAACACAAGTTCTATGTGTGGAAATGGTGGACGTTGTGCCGTTGCTTTTGCGTATCGTTTGGGCGTTTTTGAAGGAAAAGAAACTACTTTTATGGCTTTTGATGGACTTCATTTTGCAAAAGTAACGAGCGTAGAAAATCAAGAAAAAGAAATCATTACAGAAGTAGAACTCCAAATGGGTGATGTTTCGAAAGTAGAAACAAATCTTCATTCTAATTTTGAGACTAATCAAAGCGCATATTTTTTAGATACAGGTTCGCCTCATTACGTTGGTTTTTTAAATGAAGAAAAAGCAACTACTGATTTAGAAAATTATGATGTTGTAGAAGAAGGAAAAAAGGTAAGGTATAATGAGAGGTTTAAAAAAGAAGGTACAAATGTTAATTTTGTTGCGAGTAATGCAAATAATTCAGAAAAAAATAGCATTTTTGTAAGAACATACGAACGTGGGGTAGAAGACGAAACGCTCTCTTGTGGAACAGGGGTAACAGCGTGTGCAATTGCCTATGCTTTACACAATCCAAATTTGAATGCTAATTTAGTAAACATCCAAACATTAGGAGGAAATCTGAAAGTGCGTTTTGACTATTCCACTCAAAATTCCGAACATAACTTTACAAACATTTTTCTGATAGGAGCTGCAACGGCAGTTTTTGAAGGGGAAATTTAA
- the ytxJ gene encoding bacillithiol system redox-active protein YtxJ, translating to MNLVTKFISKLFNEQVMNWNKLETPETLQEIIKNSATTPVLIFKHSTRCSISTMALSRFERQWNQEKIGNVQPYYLDLIQHRNISNQIAQELNVNHESPQILLVENGKCIYSASHSAIYFDDLVGKVKA from the coding sequence ATGAATTTAGTTACAAAATTCATTTCCAAACTCTTTAACGAACAAGTAATGAACTGGAATAAACTAGAAACACCCGAAACGCTTCAAGAAATTATCAAAAACTCTGCTACTACTCCTGTACTTATTTTCAAACATAGTACACGCTGTTCGATTAGTACGATGGCTCTTTCTCGTTTCGAACGCCAATGGAATCAAGAAAAAATAGGAAATGTGCAGCCTTATTATCTAGATCTAATTCAACACAGAAATATTTCAAATCAAATTGCACAAGAGTTGAATGTCAATCACGAATCTCCTCAAATTTTATTAGTAGAAAATGGAAAATGTATTTATTCTGCTTCTCATTCTGCTATTTATTTTGATGATTTGGTAGGAAAAGTAAAGGCTTAA
- the bshA gene encoding N-acetyl-alpha-D-glucosaminyl L-malate synthase BshA, producing MKIGIVCYPTYGGSGVVATELGKALAEAGHQVHFITYDQPSRLALLSGNIFYHKVDIRTYPLFKYPPYELALASKMVNVVKCEKLDLLHVHYAIPHASSAYMAKQILKTEGIQIPVVTTLHGTDITLVGKDPSYAPVVTFSINESDGVTAVSDSLRQQTYDTFGVKSEIDVIPNFIDLERFKKQQKDHFKKAICPNGEKLVVHTSNFRKVKRIDDVIKVFAKVRKQIEAKLLLVGEGPERRPMEDLVKELDLSADVRFLGEIDVIEEVLSVADLFVMPSETESFGLAALEAMACQVPVISSNAGGLVELNIQGVSGFMSDVGDVNDMAKNALIILDDENLPTFKENALKRAKEFELSNILPLYEEVYHKAVDKVKTLAV from the coding sequence ATGAAAATTGGAATTGTCTGTTATCCAACTTATGGTGGAAGTGGCGTAGTAGCTACCGAACTCGGAAAAGCACTTGCAGAAGCAGGGCATCAAGTTCATTTTATCACTTACGACCAACCTTCACGTCTTGCCCTTTTGAGTGGCAATATTTTTTATCATAAAGTGGACATCCGTACCTATCCACTTTTCAAATATCCTCCCTACGAACTTGCCCTTGCCAGTAAGATGGTAAATGTAGTCAAATGTGAAAAGCTTGACCTTCTGCATGTTCATTATGCCATTCCTCATGCTTCGTCAGCATACATGGCAAAGCAAATTTTGAAAACAGAAGGCATACAAATTCCTGTTGTTACGACTCTTCACGGAACAGACATTACGCTTGTTGGAAAAGACCCAAGCTATGCGCCAGTAGTTACATTTAGTATCAACGAATCGGATGGTGTTACGGCTGTTTCGGATAGTCTGCGTCAGCAAACTTATGATACTTTTGGAGTGAAAAGTGAAATTGATGTAATTCCAAACTTTATTGATTTGGAGCGTTTTAAGAAGCAACAAAAAGACCATTTCAAAAAGGCTATTTGTCCGAATGGAGAAAAATTAGTGGTTCATACATCTAATTTCAGAAAAGTAAAACGTATAGATGATGTTATTAAAGTCTTTGCTAAAGTCAGAAAACAAATTGAAGCCAAATTATTGCTCGTCGGAGAAGGACCTGAAAGACGACCGATGGAAGACCTTGTAAAAGAATTAGATTTGTCTGCTGATGTTCGTTTCTTAGGAGAAATTGATGTAATTGAGGAAGTTTTGTCAGTGGCAGATTTGTTTGTAATGCCTTCCGAAACGGAGAGTTTTGGTTTGGCTGCTTTGGAAGCAATGGCGTGTCAAGTGCCTGTGATTTCTAGTAATGCTGGTGGACTTGTAGAATTAAATATACAGGGAGTAAGTGGCTTTATGAGTGATGTAGGTGATGTGAATGATATGGCAAAAAATGCTTTAATTATCTTAGATGATGAAAATTTGCCAACTTTTAAAGAAAATGCACTCAAACGAGCAAAAGAATTTGAACTTTCGAATATTTTGCCTTTGTATGAAGAAGTTTATCATAAAGCTGTGGATAAAGTAAAGACTTTGGCTGTTTAA